attttaatattaaaaggccatagtctatcGAGACGACCATGACATCAAACGGCGTGCCGTGTTCCTGGtcttttttttctccttgtcagTGCTGCTCCGTGTTAGAAACATAAACCGTCTGTGATGATGAAAAACTTTTTACACGACTGTCATGTATCACACGATCGTAAACAGTGTACAAAAATATATCTTAGGCAAGGCAAGGTCAATCTCAGAGGAAGAAAGTCAAAATGGACAATGGCAAGTCTCTCTCAATAAAAGAGAAGGTCAAAATGAAGAAATGCCACGTCCATCTCAATGAAATGACAGTCAAAAACTGACAAGGGCAAGGTCTCAAGGGAATGAAGGTCTAAATGAACAAAGACAAGGGCAAGGTCTCAAGGGAGTGAAGGTCAACATgaacaagaacaagaacaagGTTCATCTCAGGGGAATGAAGGTCAACATGAACACGGGCAAGGTTCATCTCAAGGGAACGAAGGTCaaaatgaacaagtcatcgttgatgacacagtctccACTTTGTAGTATGATTACAGATCCTCAGAGAgcgaggatagagtcctgttcattaattgggtctgtgTTTAAAAATACTACCACACAGATGAGGCTTAATAGCCGAGAATGAACTCCATGGTggtaaaaacataaaaccaatctGGGCTGCCACTCTAATTACAAATATTCAAGTAGTAAttatcgacaggatgttgccaaacattttttatttaaagcaATGAGAGcaaaacatctgtaccaagtttcatgaactttgatGAGCCATTTCTTCTCATATCAGCCCTAATTACTGAAATTCATAATATATGCATATCGGCAGTTAATTGAAATGATACTGCTATATATCTTTTCACGCCACATACTACATTTATTAttaaagttcatcaaatttgcaaattagcaattaattgacaagatgcttcttaatgtcttcacacagtattacagtactgtgAGATtaattaacatctgtacaactATTCTGCTACATATCATTGCACGTCattacactactggaagattTACATCCttaccacgtttcatcaaatttgacgcaacATTTCTCGACATAtcatactaattatgaaagttcatcaaatatgcaaattagcaattaattgacacaatactTCCATAATTTTTtacacagtattacagtactcagagatcaacatctgtaccacgtttcatcaaagttgatgCGACAtgtctggacatatcactctaatcaggaaagttcattaaatatgcaaattaataatttattaacatGACACAGATAAACGAAGTTTCATGCAATTTGTTGAacttttcttgacatatcagcctaattacgaaaattcattaaatatgcaaataagcaatcaACTGACTAGAAactgctacatatctttgcacgcAATTGCATTACTGGAAGAACAAGATCTGTATCatgcttcatcaaatttgatgcagcatttctagacatCACACTTATTATCAAAgttctttaaatatgcaaattagtaatttattgacaaaatactCTTTAATGTGTCCACAAAGTATTAcaatagaaataacgggcgacgcgctgaccattagcGCTtttttatgggcaagggcgagaggaaagccaaaaattaacggtcgaggcttgccgagcctgttaattttggctttccttgaGCCCGTGCCCAAGAAGAAACGTTAATGGCCAGgacggagtctgttatttcaattatattatcaacgaaccccgaaaaaccgtTAAAATCTAGGAAAATTTCCTGTGCAAACGACAAGGGGGCCCataacctgtcagtgagtagtgcgcgcgctgcaaattttagcaaatccggagattttttttaaaaagcgtctaaacttggcccacaaatgctccatcttattttgtggttgattatgatctttgtataaatcacaattttcgttttagccgtaaagttactgtgtttacgatattattcatatttacgggtgtgaaaacaaaccattactgtgtatttgtgggcagtcacgtggttcagctcgaccaattaaaacgcaatagacagggcatggtaatataatgtgtaTTTGTGGTAAGTCACGTGTTTCAGCTCGActaatcaaaatgcgacgggcaggcatggtaatataatgacagatcaacatctacaccacatttcaacaaatttaaagcAGTATTtctgcaatctgattaaaatcagatgttgaGTACGCCGACGTCTACTtacgcgtacgcggtattctcttggtGTCGCCTCGAGGTGACAGCAAGatttctgattttaatcagattgtatttctggagatagcccactaattaggaaaagtcatgaaatctgcaaattagcaattaattaacatgatactgctaagtgtctaTGTATGTAGGACAGTGTGCTGAAGatttgtaccatgtttcattaaatttgttgtaGTAAAGACATATCACCCTGATTACgaattttcatcaaatatgcaaattagcaattaattgacacataGTGACATATGTCATTGTGTTATATTAGAACTCAGTGTgaccaacatctgtaccaaatttcgtCAAATTTGGCGCAGTCGCACCAGAAACAGCGCTCAAATCCCTAATAGCACTCAAAGTAAATAGACTcacatatgtatgccatagtgtattatccttgtactaagtttaaaaagaattggcgaaggcatgtctgagatagaGGCATTCATGAGCCCCTGTGCATGGACATATAGCCTAATTGGCAATAGTTGAGCCCTGTGCATGAAACCTGGAGACCCTGTAGatggacatcaaatacaggaaacaaagcggccgtgttacaaccgataacgtagtaactaaccgataacgtatcaaacccgataacgtagtaaaaatttaccgataacgtagaaaatcaaccgataacgtagtaatgaaccgataacgtagtaattttttctaaccgataacgtatcaacaaatttaccgataacgtatcaaatcaactgataatgtatttgatcaagtgattcatgggaatagattcatagggatagatctatcctcgatctatcgatcagtccattgatcaatcgatagatcgacggattgatcgatcgatgtactgatctatcaatcgatcgatattTTTTTCGATTCAATGATTGAATTAATTGATCGATTGCTCGACTAATAGAACGATTGAtagatctatatatatatatgtatatatatatatatatatacatatatgtatatagtgAGAGAGAGAtatggatagatagatcgatcgacggatagataaatagagaggtagtgtatcaaatcaacccataatgtagccaagtgaacaataacgtatcaaatcaatcGATGACGTATTAAAGCAACCAattatgtatcaaatcaaccaataacccagccaagtcaaagagtaaagatttcaatcaactgataatgcatcaagtcaacaaataaattatcaatcgaCCGATAAAGTATTAATAAATTGAAACTAACTGAATATATATGAGTGTTGtagctttttttcaaaatcaatcagtTACACCTACAGAGTTACATATACTTGGAGTATACTGTTTTCGTGATATTCCAGACATCAcgaatcgaatttcatcaatttgggaAACGCGAACTTATTAATAAGTATTCCTGCAGGATGAATTCAAGATACAACACTTTTGTGAGTGTCTTTATCGACACACTTTCTAAGTTTGGAGGACTTGGAAAAACGTTTTCAACATGACCGATTATAAAATTTCGTTACTTACaacgtcagtatatcaaaatgacaataagtcTTTACAATGTAACTCCCATTCTGGGACTACTAGCCTGTATAACTTTTGTTGCAGTACGAACGACTaacttgatctaaatgttgctacACTACTGGAATGGGTTTGGAAAGTTGCTATCTTGCTATTACAACTtactttctgtctgtctgaatTGTAGCCAATACATACACATAATAGTTTTCTTTCTCGGTAGGGTTCTCTGTGAACAAATAGCTGTTCATTCCCCTGCTTTTGTTTTATCAGTACTTATACTGTCCCTTTGGATTTTACCCAACTGCAACTAAAACAGTAGCTACTATAATAAGACTAGAAACAACTTCCCAAACCTATTTCAGCAGTTTAACAGCCGAAACACGATTtatttgctgcagaaatttgtaacaatttaagctaaacggaaaaaataaatagaagaaaagaaaattgagtaaAAGACAAAGTGATAACAAATCGCTCTAtagatctatctatctgtctattgaCCAATTTATTGAAGTGATCGAGCGAGCTATCGATTAATTGAGGTATTTTTCTATCAAATTTATAGATCCAtcgttctatcgatcgatctgcccATCAATGTATCATGATGCGgtattggttgacttttctGCGTTTtcagttgatttaatccgttattggttcattgatacgttatcggtaaatttgttgatacgttatcggttaggaaaaattactacgttatcggtaaatttttactacgttatcggttagaaaagtttactacgttatcggttcgttactacgttatcggttgatttactacgttatcggtaaatttttactacgttatcgggtttgatacgttatcggttagttactacgttatcggctGTAACAGGCCGTTACTGGACCATTTTTGATCGGATCATTAAAAAAATCGGCTTGCATATATATGAACAGACGCACAATCGTCAAAAAGTGCTAGAATCTAAAAACAGTACAAAAAATTTCACATGAAATTAAATTTaggaaggtaaaaaatattggACACTTGCACAGTCCATCCCTTCGTTAAAACACGTAAGGAGCAATATCCATGAAGTTGGATAAATTTCATAAATGAACATTAGAATCTAATCGATGGGAACTCAGTGTAGCTCTACGCGAGATTGAAATTTCTTACCGTCATCTTCCATTGTTGAACCAGGTTTCGGTACAAACACTGGTTCCGATGTGAAATGATGGTCTTCTTGCCAAAATTTCAACGTCTTTTCTTCCAAATCGAATTTTACGAGCTGTttcaaaacacaggaaaattttaaatatgttCAGTGTACctttaaattatttcaaaaaagtcAGTTGCGCAAAATATTCTCCAGGGTATTTCTAATAGCTTATGTGTCTCTTTTTAGCTTTTTTATAAAGtgtgtttgatatgaaaagtaatttgtgttgttTAACTCCTTGGAACATGGTGAAATACTTGTCAGCTGTGTACAATCTCAACTCTACTTGCTGCCAGACAAGATTCAGTGAACCATTTTACGGTGTTTACCAAATAACAAGTTTAGTGCACAACTCTTACCATGGCTGAATATACACTGTTACATACAGTTGGACCCCATGCAAGCTTATATAATGACGGTTCCCTTGATATAGATAGAGATAGCTACTTTCCCTTTAATTCtttgtggcaatttttatttgttaCGGAAAAGCGAGTTGGAATAGGTGAAATATCCGTTTTGATTAGAGGTCACAAATGAAGTCATCTGTATGCATTCAACAAAGCGgtaattttttacacttttgcaGTTATTACCGTTTTCTTTGTACATTGAGTGactttatacatgtatttcatgttTTCTGGATATTACAAAAGGTCCACaaagagtgactttgtccctttaattgtgTGTTTGACTATGCCAGCAAAATGTAAGATTGTGGCCCTAAAAATTTCAACTCCAAACTGACAACTAAAACGCCAAGATTGAGCTAAACATTCCACATACCTTTTTGAACCATTCTGAAATGCCGTAGACATATCGATAAGGCTTGCCATTGAATTCTCGATAGTTGATTTTCGGCAACTCAGTAACTTGTAGGGAAAATGCAAACCAACATTTTGAGAATAATTATGAAGAAAATTAGAACAGATTAGGAGACAAACTTGTAATAGATCAATCGGCGACTCAAACTTTTCACTTGATACGCATTGACAAGACCTCAAACTACTCTGTTGGCCAATAAATAAGCTAAGTACCATTAAATTAACAGAATTCCGTATTTTAGAATCCTTTGTCGAATGCTATTTTCATCAACGAATATCAACGGCATTAGTTTTCGTCAACGCAAACCAAATTGAACTTATTAGATGACGTATGTAAAATACTCTTTTGACCAGACTCATTATTATTCATGTTTAGGGTACTAGGAATCCTTTCTGCAATATGTTTCTTTAAGAACGAAAAGAAATGGCAATTTTATTGTTTAACATACTCTCGGCAGCTTTGGTTAAGAAGTCTATCACAGTCGATTTTGTATTTATCCGTGGTAATGTTATCTCCTTTAATGCTCGCATTTGTAGGATTTTAGGACTTACCAGTTTCGAAGAGAATTTCTGGTTTACAGTGTATAGAACCGTCCTCCATGGCTGCTGCAGATGCTGTACTGTTTTCTATTTTAACCAAATTGTCACCCATTTTTGAATTCTGTAAAGTATCACATCGCAACGAAATTATGTTACATACTAGAAGTGTGATGGTAAGAGGAGCGTGTTCGTAGATAGGTCGAGAATATTAATctccgtgcgtccgtctgtctgtctatccttagggagcgttcagttatcatagccgggggtgggccggcaaaatccagggggtcacctcaaatttgaaaactgcaaaggggcgggggggggggggtcatgtatttttcaaagagctcagagggggggggggggtcacttaattttcataagtatccgtcccgtcaaaaagcagtttcagtgttcagaaatgttCTGGAGAtaaaaaatgattcgttgcatgctttcattctctgaagttattcacctgtaaatctgaacaaaagtataattatctgtcacatgaacatcttgacttgacaactctgaggcttgtcttattgtaaatcaagctcactgtcactgagggcgatgaacaaatcctattacttacatattagagatatagcaagttttgtcagggaaattatttaacagttacctgtactgagactactagttccatgaaaagttaaattatacttttaggtgaaattccagtATCAtgattgttgtccacatctgaacttttaaataccctatttgaatcaagtacatttgtatcaattatcaaacacctataaaagcacaaattaatttagtttagcatttaaataaaattattcttagttttctcatagactccaatgtatagtgaatcaacatttcggtgaaattccaaaatccacaaaatccaatttcttgcacacataccaacctttaaccatcctaggctaaataagtactttaaaatgaattatcaaatgtctataaatacacagattttgatagttttgtattggaaaaaaaattattcattttcctcgtagactcccatgtacagtgaatctacattttggtataattccaaaatccaatttctggcgaacacatccatttgttaccaccctaatctaatcaagcacattgatatcaataatcgagagtatataaatacatgggtttacctatttatgtattagaaaaaaattatttatactttcctcatagactcccatgtatagtggatgaacattttcagtgaagttccataatcagattttttgtacacataatatgcacctttaaccatcatattctaattaaataaaatatgttaattattgaacatctgtatatgcacaagtataccaagtttttcattggaaaaaaaattattcacaattttatcattgactcccatgtatagtgggtgaacatttttggtgaaattctaaggtcaaactttttgtccgcatgccagttgtaacaaccctatttcatttaagtacatttatgtaaattatcaaatatctataaatgcacagatatagtttgcattgaaaaagtattacatagatttctcatacatgtatgagaaaatatatgtataccatgtatggtgaatcaacattatcaacagctgatttttaattaaatccaaatatcaaaattttgtacacacacgcttgcgcaaaaatattgcgatccaccagtaatttctgtccaacccctttgaggggtaatttcaaaattatagcaagtcagaaggggaaatctgatcattaacaccttttgagttttgtaaggaaggtcatttgaaaaaatctaagctctttttttgggggattctattgctccataccccgaggtgtttgtgtgtgcagctttactcaagcaatgttggggggggggggggcggtcatgaaatttttgtcatcttgaaaggagggggtcatcaattttttggtacaatgggtaggggggttcacttattttgactgaagcgcaggaagaatttgccggcccaccctgGCAATAacaactgaacgctcccttacacTGCGTCGGTCTTTCTGCATCTcgctttttttttctgtaatagtCAACTTGCCCGTATTCTATGGAAGAAATGACGACATATTTGAAAAGAACCCGTTTAAATTGACTTCAAAAGATTTCACTAACGGACTGGATCTGCAGTCGGTTCTCTTACCAAGTTATAGGTCAAAGGTGACTTACCAAGGTATAGGTCAAAGGTAGAATAAACCTCCATAATTGAGAATTCAGTGGTACTAATCCTTCCTTCATTTCATCTAGCTTCAGGGTTTGAAAGTCGATGCCGCCCTTGTAGGCACACACATCAACGATCAAGTGTCCTCCTTCTTCGAAGGCGTTCACGTGATGAAATACGGCGAAAGCATCAGCTTTGTATGTCATAGGTAAGATTTGGCCCGTATCCCGCCGGATAACATGGAATAGTGTTTTCATCGATGGATTCCATTCCACGCAATCAGCATATGTTTTCTGGAAGAATCTTTTACTTAGTACTTGCCATTCCTTAACAATTAATGGCTGTTCCACGAATATGAAGTAATTGTCGGTCATACCGAAACTATGATAATATGAAGTGGATCCATCGCTTCGCTGAATTGTGGTGGACACAAAGGCTTTCTGGTAAGGGTCATCGTGTACACCTAAGGGAGTGTATTAATGTTCGATAACAAAGTGATGGTTTATTATAGGCAAGTCAGGGATGTCAGGAAACGGACACAAATATATTGATACACCGAAGTTACGTTGTTGCATTCCCTTGTTTCAAAGAATTTTAGAAGACATGTTGAAGTTTTGAGCTACGTTAATAATGACAAAGCTAAACCATTATCGATCAAAGcctattttatgaatttgtaaATCGCATTTTTGAAGGTGACCAGAAGAACGTTTTCTTGAAACTATGAACGTGTATCGTAACAATTCTGGTAGTTGGTCATGAGTATGGAACAAAAAAGATTGAGTTACTGAATGCATTAAAGATGACAGTCCTCTTTTCGATTAGTTTAAACTTACTATTAGTTCATACTTATTATTAGTTTATACTTACTATTAGTTTATACTTACTATTAGTTCATACTTACTATTAGTTTATACTTACTATTAGTTCATACTTACTATTAGTTTATACTTACTATTAGTTTATACTTACTATTAGTTTATACTTACTATTAGTTTATACTTACTATTAGTTTATACTTATTATTAGTTTATACTTACTATTAGTTTATACTTACTATTAGTTTATACTTACTATTAGTTTATACTTACTATTAGTTCATACTTACTATTAGTTTATACTTACTATTAGTTTATACTTACTATTAGTTTATACTTACTATTAGTTTATACTTACTATTAGTTCATGCTTACTATTAGTTTATGCTTACTATTATCTTAAacttactctaaagtaaaataatGGATAAGGAAAAAATGTACACCGAAATTCATAAGTAAACCCGTCAAtatgacaaaaaatatcaaGGACATATGGTTTGCATTTATATTTTGCCTACCGAATAGTTGTTTCTTGACGAAAAGCTACTTTACTGTACTGTTTCAACGGTGTTATCGAAGATCGGTGATTTAAGTGTCTTGTTGTAAAGTTAATGGTTGCACACTTACTGAGAACTTGATTTTCACTGCGAAACGTAGATAGGGGAATCAATAGCCCGTAATTTGAGATGGTACTTATATATATAGCAACTACTGTGACAAATTACGAGTCATGATTCAGTTAATATCGCAAGACTATCATCCTGCTTTTCCCGGCAGGGTAATGACCCGGACATTTGACTTAAATGTTTGTTGAATTGACTTACAGTGATGTCAGCGAAGTTACGTGACATTATTACGTGGATACATTAATGGCATCGTCATAACATAAATCAGTcataaacaacaaacaagtTTATGTTAATTGTTTACCTTTGTCGGGAGGTGGAATCGTTATGATATTGTAGACGGCGTTCAGACCATATCTGGAGCCCATGTTGTAAACCGTGCCATCTTTGTCTTCATGGGGATGAGCCGTAGCACCATGAACAGCTatgtaatttgaaatatcaagctagcaaaatgaaagaaattgaaGATCAGGAGaattaataaaatttcaaaattaataaaacgtaATCTGTGGGGAAAACAACCTGCACATCCCTTATTATAGTATAAGGAatacgatttgaactaatttgggatgattggatggtgaagtaatgtctgtttaatctgcaaatgtaagctcatctgcttttctttttaagtcatacacttgtttttatgagtaatttgtaatattgcaacattcagctatagggcacttaacatttttgataaatttgaaaaatatgaagatccaattctccaaaattagttcctatCCTGTCAGGGTTGAAGCAGAATTTGACGTAACGTCATCGCATGGCCCTTTCTTACCTTGTTTTCAGCGGATTCTAATGTCTTTGGATCGATTCTTCGGATGTACTGCAATTCCGTACAAGCATAAAACTCTTCCCCGACTTTCATTACGTTGACGTTGTCATTGTCACTCACACGTTCCGGTAGGAAAAACGACAGAAAACGTTCGAAGATGCTCTTGCATGGATCAGGGTAGGCAAATGTACCGACTTCAGAGATAACGATCCGATTGGCTGCTACTGCTTCTTTATAAGCTTCACTTCGAAGAAATCTACTACGGTAAGTCACCCTTCCAGCATTGATTTCAAATAAATGAAGAAGAGCAAGACCATCAAATACACAGTTATACTTATCATGGCCAACTTCATATTTACCTCCGCCATTGCGTAAAAAGGAGCCATGTAACCATTTTGGGACAGTACCTGGAAATTGTAAAATGATGTGTGGTCAAAAATTTGACAGCTTTTAAGCCTCCTTATAGGGGCTCATATCATTCAATTCCAGTGTCTATGGGTGTATCTACAAGTCGATTCAGTATCTTAAGAAAGACAGATTGGCTAGAAAAGAACCTAACACCAGGGGTACCTAAGAAA
This DNA window, taken from Ptychodera flava strain L36383 chromosome 4, AS_Pfla_20210202, whole genome shotgun sequence, encodes the following:
- the LOC139130679 gene encoding carotenoid-cleaving dioxygenase, mitochondrial-like: MDGVRSESAAQYFQNFSTSRENSEPITAVVKGTVPKWLHGSFLRNGGGKYEVGHDKYNCVFDGLALLHLFEINAGRVTYRSRFLRSEAYKEAVAANRIVISEVGTFAYPDPCKSIFERFLSFFLPERVSDNDNVNVMKVGEEFYACTELQYIRRIDPKTLESAENKLDISNYIAVHGATAHPHEDKDGTVYNMGSRYGLNAVYNIITIPPPDKGVHDDPYQKAFVSTTIQRSDGSTSYYHSFGMTDNYFIFVEQPLIVKEWQVLSKRFFQKTYADCVEWNPSMKTLFHVIRRDTGQILPMTYKADAFAVFHHVNAFEEGGHLIVDVCAYKGGIDFQTLKLDEMKEGLVPLNSQLWRFILPLTYTLNSKMGDNLVKIENSTASAAAMEDGSIHCKPEILFETVTELPKINYREFNGKPYRYVYGISEWFKKLVKFDLEEKTLKFWQEDHHFTSEPVFVPKPGSTMEDDGVVLSSVMSTNESPSFLLILDGKSFTEIARAQIPLKITCAFHGRFDGCTNSSENPVRT